One stretch of Rosistilla oblonga DNA includes these proteins:
- the rpsP gene encoding 30S ribosomal protein S16, translated as MAVRIRMKKMGRAHRPFYRLCAVDQRNPRDGKVIEELGYYDTSIPETDARAILKGERINYWLGVGAQASDKCQILIKKYGAEGTHLEKQREALQRLQAGRPVPAPKPAKPKAEAEAPAAEAAPAEAASE; from the coding sequence GTGGCAGTTCGAATCCGAATGAAGAAGATGGGCCGTGCCCACCGACCGTTTTACCGCTTGTGCGCCGTCGACCAACGTAACCCTCGCGATGGCAAGGTTATCGAAGAACTGGGCTACTACGACACCAGCATCCCTGAAACCGATGCCCGTGCGATCCTCAAGGGCGAACGCATCAACTACTGGTTGGGTGTTGGCGCTCAAGCTAGCGACAAGTGCCAAATCTTGATCAAGAAGTACGGCGCCGAAGGGACTCACCTGGAAAAGCAACGCGAAGCTTTGCAACGTTTGCAAGCCGGTCGTCCGGTTCCAGCGCCAAAGCCAGCCAAGCCAAAGGCGGAAGCTGAAGCTCCGGCCGCTGAAGCCGCACCTGCGGAAGCAGCTAGCGAATAA
- a CDS encoding site-2 protease family protein translates to MFNWKLGTVAGIPINVHGTFWLLPLFVLLTAMPDGSLAMRLAILFSVFGCVLLHELGHAMMARLFGVGTRDITLYPIGGVARLDRMPRSPLAEGAIALAGPAVNLVIAALLVPLLLLASGSIASTFLMSMIYINIALIVFNMLPVFPMDGGRVFRAFLGAFFPYVRATQIAASVGQVLAIGMGVVGLFTDGMLIFIAIFAYFAARAELAMVQREAMAGEPQNAYESWSEPQPQPQAAKASTGPARRTYVLLDRNGQKIASY, encoded by the coding sequence ATGTTCAACTGGAAACTTGGCACTGTTGCTGGCATCCCGATCAACGTCCATGGGACGTTTTGGTTGCTCCCTTTATTTGTTCTTTTAACCGCGATGCCCGACGGATCGCTGGCGATGCGCCTGGCAATCCTCTTCTCGGTCTTTGGATGTGTCCTGTTGCACGAACTGGGGCACGCGATGATGGCGCGTCTGTTTGGCGTGGGCACTCGCGACATCACGCTCTATCCGATCGGCGGTGTCGCTCGACTGGACCGCATGCCCCGTAGCCCGTTGGCCGAAGGTGCGATCGCGCTGGCTGGACCTGCCGTGAATCTTGTCATCGCCGCGCTGCTGGTGCCGCTGCTGTTGTTGGCCAGCGGATCGATCGCCAGTACGTTCCTGATGAGCATGATCTACATCAACATCGCCCTGATCGTCTTCAACATGCTGCCGGTCTTCCCGATGGATGGTGGGCGCGTCTTCCGAGCCTTCCTGGGCGCGTTCTTCCCCTACGTTCGCGCGACGCAGATCGCGGCGTCCGTCGGGCAAGTGCTTGCGATCGGGATGGGCGTGGTCGGATTGTTCACCGACGGGATGCTGATCTTTATTGCGATCTTCGCTTATTTTGCCGCCCGCGCCGAACTGGCGATGGTGCAACGCGAAGCAATGGCCGGCGAACCGCAGAACGCCTACGAAAGCTGGTCCGAACCGCAGCCGCAGCCACAGGCGGCTAAGGCTTCGACGGGACCCGCTCGCCGTACTTATGTGCTGTTGGATCGTAACGGGCAAAAGATTGCAAGTTACTGA
- the ffh gene encoding signal recognition particle protein, which translates to MFESLSDGLQSAFKSLRGKGKLTEANMRDGLKLVEQSMLEADVSYSVVQSFMQHVTEKATGRRVLMSLRPGEELVKIVYDELVDILGPVDSSLHLKGDGITVIMMCGLQGSGKTTTCGKLSQLLKEENIKPLLVAADLQRPAAIEQLRVIGRQLDVPVYAEDGASDPVKVCQAGVKQAQQQGARVVILDTAGRLAIDKELMDQLARIDKRVKPDQVYLVVDGMTGQDAVNSAGAFNEALELDGVVMTKLDGDARGGALLSVKHVTGVPIKFIGTGEHFDALEPFRPEGMTGRILQMGDMVAAAREAHRIVDESQREELEEKMKSGEMTLDDFKGLMEKVAKPGLMGKMMGLMPGMGQLKDLMNSEEAAGGIKQTIGAINSMTLEERRNPKIIDISRRTRIAKGAGVQASAITQLVKQFEQMKPIMQAMAGGGVGDRMQLMRQLQSSGALDGSNPGALKMKKSTGKRLSAAERAKQKKQREKELRKLRRSK; encoded by the coding sequence ATGTTTGAATCGCTGTCCGACGGACTGCAATCCGCCTTCAAGAGCTTGCGTGGTAAAGGCAAGCTCACCGAGGCGAACATGCGCGATGGGCTGAAGCTGGTCGAGCAGTCGATGCTCGAAGCGGATGTCAGCTATTCGGTTGTCCAGTCGTTCATGCAGCATGTGACCGAAAAGGCAACCGGTCGTCGCGTGCTGATGAGCCTGCGACCGGGCGAAGAACTGGTCAAGATCGTCTATGACGAGCTGGTCGATATTCTGGGGCCTGTCGATTCCTCGCTGCATCTCAAGGGCGACGGCATCACGGTCATCATGATGTGCGGCCTGCAGGGTAGCGGTAAAACGACGACTTGCGGAAAGTTGTCTCAGCTGCTGAAAGAAGAGAACATCAAGCCGTTGTTGGTCGCGGCCGACCTGCAACGCCCCGCTGCGATCGAGCAATTGCGGGTGATCGGGCGTCAGTTGGACGTGCCGGTTTATGCCGAAGATGGTGCCAGCGATCCGGTTAAGGTCTGCCAAGCGGGCGTTAAGCAAGCTCAACAGCAGGGCGCGCGAGTCGTCATCTTGGATACGGCCGGTCGGTTGGCGATCGACAAAGAGTTAATGGATCAATTGGCGCGGATCGACAAACGCGTCAAGCCGGACCAGGTTTATCTGGTCGTCGACGGCATGACCGGACAGGATGCTGTCAACAGTGCAGGTGCTTTTAATGAAGCTCTGGAGCTGGATGGCGTCGTGATGACGAAGCTCGATGGCGACGCCCGCGGCGGCGCGTTGTTGAGTGTAAAGCATGTCACGGGCGTGCCGATCAAGTTCATTGGTACGGGTGAGCATTTTGACGCGTTGGAGCCGTTTCGTCCCGAGGGGATGACCGGACGGATCCTGCAGATGGGCGACATGGTCGCCGCGGCGCGGGAGGCTCATCGGATCGTTGACGAAAGTCAGCGCGAAGAACTTGAAGAGAAGATGAAGTCGGGCGAGATGACGCTCGATGATTTTAAAGGCTTGATGGAGAAGGTCGCCAAGCCGGGGCTGATGGGCAAGATGATGGGTTTGATGCCTGGCATGGGCCAGCTGAAAGACCTGATGAACAGCGAAGAAGCCGCTGGCGGGATCAAACAGACGATCGGTGCGATCAACAGTATGACGCTGGAAGAGCGTCGCAATCCAAAAATTATTGATATCTCGCGTCGGACCCGGATCGCCAAAGGTGCTGGGGTTCAGGCGTCTGCGATCACGCAATTGGTTAAGCAGTTCGAGCAGATGAAGCCGATCATGCAAGCAATGGCGGGTGGCGGCGTAGGGGATCGGATGCAATTGATGCGTCAGCTGCAATCAAGCGGTGCATTGGATGGGTCCAATCCAGGGGCGTTGAAGATGAAAAAGTCGACTGGGAAGCGGTTGTCGGCCGCCGAACGGGCGAAACAGAAGAAGCAGCGTGAAAAAGAGCTGCGGAAATTGAGACGATCGAAGTGA
- a CDS encoding PVC-type heme-binding CxxCH protein, producing MTRLLPLVFILSFHAIAAGQETAPAAMPAQQAAAEMKLPDGFGATVFAAEPDVVQPIAMTIDTRGRLWVVECTSYPDWQDIGVDEGKDRVLIFEDTDGDGRHDRRTVFLDNGRNLSGIEVGFGGVYLCSSPDLIFIPDADGDDVPDGPAETLLSGFSLKMKHNVFNGLHWGPDGWLYGMHGILDVSQVTNPAKPDQPPVPMTCGVWRFHPTQKVFEPYSAGSTNPWGIDWNSVGQAFFTNCVIEHVFHAIPGARFKRMFGNDLNPYTFTLMDSCADHIHWAGGYWNVSIGGKHDDAGGGHAHCGAMIYQGDNWPEKYRDKLYTINIHGRRMNCDRLVASPDGYVASHDADFMQSVDPFFRGVEMKYGPDGTVYVLDWNDTGECHDFVDIHVETGRIFKIAYGTPRQWSGDLNALPDDQLLELQNHENAWFMQTARRVLQHRVATQPDNKQLASKIVQAYRDVPLENSRLKLRMLWLTAACGLADPSILQEAARGDINLQAWATRLASEDASIAAGTIQTANQSAGLLLQEQVAAAIRRDDVSIENITPELVANIADEKLRKRLLQLMWYAIEPRFNAETLQQDPAAIQALSQQYAAFEPPILAHCISQKLAAIDAHDLVLTVAASAQCPPASRESLISGLLEALRGRSIDAPQAWSEARDSLLDGSIRSNRLGYELALIFGDASARKQLADALTGEAEDAQNAFDLLVQYSDADTAAVVQQGLELQSLRTQALRALGNVELPDTAAELIADFGNLPADQQTALIDAMVTRNSYAKRLLSAIENKQVPETVLTTFAVGQLSRLKDEAVQDQLRKIYGTVTATDATRNRQIDQMKRMLTEDAIAGADLHAGKQVFVQKCATCHKLLNEGGTIGPDLTGGQRKSVEYFLENVISPNTLVPMAYKMSTIETIDGRVLAGVIESQDDQRVVLQTPKEKITLAKDDIEEITATGVSLMPEGLLDDLTHQQIIDLSAYFQSDFTPVK from the coding sequence TTGACTCGGCTCCTACCCCTCGTATTCATCCTCAGTTTCCATGCGATCGCTGCGGGGCAAGAGACAGCCCCCGCCGCGATGCCCGCTCAACAAGCCGCTGCCGAAATGAAGCTGCCCGACGGCTTTGGTGCCACGGTTTTCGCAGCGGAACCGGACGTCGTGCAACCGATCGCAATGACGATCGACACGCGTGGACGGCTGTGGGTCGTCGAGTGCACCTCTTATCCCGATTGGCAGGACATCGGCGTCGACGAGGGCAAAGATCGTGTCCTGATTTTTGAAGACACCGACGGCGACGGACGCCACGATCGGCGAACCGTCTTCCTGGACAACGGTCGCAATCTTTCGGGCATCGAAGTCGGATTTGGCGGCGTCTATCTTTGCAGCTCGCCCGACCTGATCTTCATCCCCGATGCCGACGGCGACGACGTTCCCGATGGCCCCGCGGAAACTCTGCTGTCGGGCTTCTCGCTGAAGATGAAGCACAACGTTTTCAACGGCTTGCATTGGGGACCCGATGGCTGGCTGTACGGCATGCATGGCATCCTCGATGTCAGCCAAGTCACCAACCCTGCCAAACCGGATCAACCACCGGTACCGATGACCTGCGGCGTTTGGCGATTCCACCCGACTCAAAAAGTCTTCGAACCCTACAGCGCGGGGAGCACCAACCCGTGGGGCATCGACTGGAATTCAGTCGGCCAAGCCTTCTTCACCAACTGTGTGATCGAACACGTCTTCCATGCGATTCCCGGGGCTCGCTTCAAACGCATGTTTGGCAACGACCTGAATCCCTACACCTTCACTCTGATGGATTCTTGCGCCGACCACATCCACTGGGCCGGCGGCTATTGGAACGTTTCGATCGGCGGCAAACATGACGACGCCGGCGGCGGACACGCCCACTGCGGCGCGATGATCTACCAAGGGGACAACTGGCCGGAGAAGTATCGCGACAAACTGTACACGATCAACATCCACGGGCGGCGAATGAATTGCGATCGGTTGGTCGCATCGCCCGACGGATACGTCGCCAGCCACGACGCCGACTTCATGCAATCGGTCGATCCCTTCTTCCGCGGCGTCGAAATGAAATACGGCCCCGACGGAACCGTTTACGTCCTCGACTGGAACGACACCGGCGAGTGTCACGACTTCGTCGACATCCACGTCGAGACCGGGCGGATCTTCAAGATCGCTTACGGCACGCCACGGCAATGGTCGGGCGACCTGAACGCTCTGCCGGACGATCAACTGCTGGAACTGCAGAACCATGAAAACGCCTGGTTCATGCAGACCGCCCGGCGCGTGCTGCAACATCGCGTTGCCACACAGCCCGACAACAAACAACTGGCATCGAAAATCGTCCAAGCCTATCGCGATGTGCCCCTCGAAAATTCGCGGCTCAAGCTGCGGATGCTGTGGCTGACCGCCGCCTGTGGTCTCGCCGATCCATCGATCCTGCAAGAGGCGGCTCGCGGCGACATCAACTTACAAGCCTGGGCGACGCGACTGGCGAGCGAAGATGCTTCGATCGCCGCCGGGACGATCCAAACCGCCAACCAATCCGCAGGCTTGCTGCTGCAAGAACAAGTTGCCGCCGCGATCCGTCGCGACGATGTCTCGATCGAAAACATCACGCCCGAACTGGTTGCGAACATCGCCGACGAAAAGCTCCGCAAGCGGTTGCTGCAGTTGATGTGGTATGCGATCGAACCGCGATTCAACGCCGAAACGTTGCAGCAGGATCCCGCGGCGATCCAGGCTCTGAGCCAACAATACGCAGCCTTTGAGCCACCGATTTTGGCCCACTGCATCTCGCAAAAACTGGCAGCGATCGACGCGCACGATCTCGTTCTGACCGTCGCCGCATCGGCCCAGTGCCCACCGGCTTCCAGAGAATCGCTGATCTCGGGACTGCTGGAAGCGCTGCGAGGACGTTCGATCGACGCCCCGCAAGCTTGGTCCGAAGCGCGTGACAGCTTGCTGGATGGATCGATTCGAAGCAATCGACTTGGCTATGAACTGGCGCTCATTTTTGGCGACGCTTCGGCCCGCAAACAACTGGCCGACGCGCTGACTGGCGAAGCAGAAGACGCTCAAAACGCCTTCGACTTGTTGGTCCAGTATTCCGACGCTGACACCGCCGCCGTCGTCCAGCAGGGACTGGAACTGCAGTCGCTGCGCACGCAAGCCCTTCGCGCCCTGGGCAACGTCGAACTTCCTGACACCGCCGCGGAGCTGATCGCCGACTTTGGCAACCTGCCCGCCGACCAACAGACCGCATTGATCGATGCGATGGTCACGCGGAACAGCTACGCCAAACGACTGTTGAGTGCGATCGAAAACAAGCAGGTTCCCGAAACGGTCCTGACGACGTTCGCCGTTGGACAATTGAGTCGCCTGAAAGACGAAGCCGTCCAAGATCAGCTCCGCAAGATCTACGGCACGGTCACCGCAACCGACGCGACACGGAACCGCCAGATCGACCAGATGAAGCGGATGCTGACCGAAGACGCGATCGCGGGGGCGGACCTGCACGCGGGCAAGCAGGTCTTTGTGCAGAAGTGTGCGACCTGTCATAAGCTGTTAAACGAAGGAGGCACGATCGGTCCCGACCTGACCGGCGGTCAACGCAAGAGCGTCGAATACTTCCTGGAAAACGTGATCTCGCCGAATACGCTGGTCCCGATGGCTTACAAGATGAGCACGATCGAAACGATCGACGGACGTGTATTGGCCGGCGTGATCGAATCGCAGGATGACCAACGCGTGGTTCTGCAGACGCCAAAAGAAAAGATCACGCTCGCCAAAGACGACATCGAAGAGATCACGGCGACCGGAGTTTCGCTGATGCCCGAAGGACTACTGGACGACTTAACGCACCAACAGATAATCGATCTGTCGGCCTACTTCCAGTCCGACTTCACTCCGGTTAAATAA
- a CDS encoding SDR family NAD(P)-dependent oxidoreductase, giving the protein MNSAPSNRQVALVTGASTGLGFAIAQRFATAGYDVVIVGRDRERTETAASQIAGDTRIVAMVCDVIDRQQVDRLIDDVQQQFGRLDVLVNNVGLSDRGLIQALGAARLNDLFNANVFSALNCSQAALLLLAQSGGQIVNIGSLAAKVAPRYLGGYAAAKHALAAITQQLRLESRILGVNVILISPGPIRRDDAGHRYKDRVGDDLPESANRPAGGARVKGLDPIYVADRILKACRKRSTDVLLPGYLRPIIAIGHLLPTLGDRILLWFTRSKD; this is encoded by the coding sequence ATGAATTCAGCTCCTTCGAATCGCCAAGTCGCCCTCGTCACCGGTGCTTCCACAGGCCTTGGCTTTGCTATCGCCCAACGCTTTGCTACCGCCGGTTATGATGTGGTGATCGTCGGACGAGATCGCGAGCGAACCGAAACGGCCGCCTCCCAAATCGCTGGCGATACGCGGATCGTGGCGATGGTCTGCGATGTGATTGATCGCCAGCAAGTCGATCGGCTGATCGACGATGTCCAGCAGCAGTTCGGGCGATTGGATGTGTTAGTCAACAACGTCGGGCTCAGCGATCGGGGACTGATCCAGGCCCTGGGCGCAGCCCGGCTGAACGACTTGTTTAACGCCAACGTATTCTCCGCGCTGAACTGCTCGCAAGCCGCCTTGCTCCTGCTGGCTCAATCGGGCGGACAGATCGTCAACATCGGATCGTTAGCCGCCAAAGTCGCGCCGCGATATCTCGGTGGCTACGCTGCGGCGAAACACGCATTGGCTGCGATCACGCAGCAGTTGCGATTGGAGTCGCGAATCCTGGGGGTGAACGTGATCCTCATCTCCCCCGGTCCGATCCGCCGCGACGACGCGGGGCATCGCTACAAGGACCGCGTCGGCGACGATCTGCCCGAGAGTGCGAATCGCCCCGCCGGCGGAGCGCGAGTCAAAGGACTCGATCCTATTTATGTGGCCGACCGGATCCTCAAAGCCTGCCGCAAACGATCGACCGATGTGCTGCTGCCCGGCTACCTGCGGCCGATCATCGCGATCGGCCATCTGCTGCCCACTCTGGGGGACCGGATCCTGCTCTGGTTCACTCGCAGCAAAGATTGA
- the pyk gene encoding pyruvate kinase, translating into MSTDQALAAEIGYLSQVTSSTTGRPMKPQAYVNEIGFFGNQNPDHGSKGKQMSRPTPDEPCTKIVATIGPACSSVDQLANLIQHGVAVFRINSAHGSRASHQETLDNVRKASLQVGFPVGVLYDLAGPKIRLGTLACDPYQCETGSQVTLIRGEQSTVDSELTSNYDKLLDELQAGDSVMLADGNVSLQVASVTADRVVCDVLAGGTIRSRQGINLPGVKLSISAMRRQDVDNAIWAAQEGVDFISLSFVRTAGDVESLKNLISTYESKAMVIAKIEKREAMEDLEAIVEASDGVMVARGDLGVEIDVAETPVAQKRIIRVCRDKLKPVIVATQMLESMHHSPRPTRAEASDVANAILDGADACMLSGETAIGEYPVEAVDMMFRIQQHTERELVGASKTLIKTIDRAHPITSAVAYGATQIAESIEAKMLVVVTRTGGTAWVKSKLRSLIPTLGVSDNEDTLRRMSLFWGIKPLRVSQLDDTEQLFSEVSRWGCREGHLVAGDRLVFVTGTGVMDNAHNLVVVHKVTSCDNKAAQ; encoded by the coding sequence ATGTCAACAGATCAAGCACTTGCCGCGGAAATCGGATACCTTAGCCAAGTAACTTCAAGCACCACTGGCAGGCCGATGAAACCGCAAGCTTACGTCAACGAAATCGGATTCTTTGGTAATCAAAATCCTGATCACGGATCGAAAGGCAAGCAGATGTCGCGACCGACCCCGGATGAACCTTGTACCAAAATTGTGGCGACGATTGGGCCAGCGTGCTCGAGCGTCGACCAGCTGGCGAATCTGATCCAGCACGGCGTCGCTGTGTTCCGGATCAATTCGGCCCACGGGTCGCGTGCGTCGCATCAGGAGACGCTGGACAACGTGCGGAAGGCTTCGCTGCAGGTCGGCTTTCCCGTCGGCGTGCTGTACGATCTCGCCGGGCCTAAGATTCGCTTGGGCACCTTGGCGTGCGATCCCTATCAATGCGAGACCGGTTCGCAGGTGACGCTGATTCGCGGCGAACAGTCGACTGTCGATAGCGAACTGACCAGCAACTACGACAAATTACTCGACGAACTGCAGGCGGGCGACAGCGTGATGCTGGCCGACGGCAATGTCTCGCTGCAAGTCGCGTCGGTCACCGCCGATCGCGTCGTCTGCGATGTCTTGGCGGGCGGAACGATCCGCAGTCGCCAGGGAATCAATCTGCCGGGAGTGAAGTTGAGCATTTCGGCGATGCGTCGCCAGGATGTCGACAACGCGATCTGGGCCGCTCAAGAAGGCGTCGACTTCATCAGCCTCAGCTTCGTCCGCACCGCTGGCGACGTCGAATCGCTGAAGAACTTGATCAGCACCTACGAATCGAAGGCGATGGTGATCGCCAAGATCGAAAAACGCGAGGCGATGGAAGATCTCGAAGCGATCGTCGAAGCTTCCGACGGCGTGATGGTCGCTCGTGGCGATCTGGGCGTGGAGATCGACGTCGCCGAGACGCCTGTCGCACAGAAACGGATTATTCGCGTCTGCCGCGACAAGCTGAAGCCGGTGATCGTCGCGACGCAGATGCTCGAGTCGATGCACCATTCGCCTCGCCCCACCCGAGCCGAAGCGAGCGACGTCGCCAATGCGATTCTCGACGGTGCCGACGCTTGCATGCTGAGCGGTGAGACGGCGATCGGCGAATATCCGGTCGAAGCTGTCGACATGATGTTCCGGATTCAGCAGCATACCGAACGCGAGTTGGTTGGAGCTTCGAAAACCCTGATCAAAACGATCGATCGGGCTCATCCGATCACGTCGGCTGTCGCCTACGGTGCGACTCAGATCGCGGAATCGATCGAAGCCAAGATGCTGGTCGTGGTCACGCGCACCGGCGGTACCGCTTGGGTGAAAAGCAAGTTGCGGAGTCTGATTCCGACGCTGGGAGTCAGCGACAACGAAGATACGCTGCGACGGATGAGCCTGTTTTGGGGGATCAAGCCGCTGCGAGTAAGCCAGTTGGACGATACCGAACAACTGTTTTCGGAAGTCAGCCGCTGGGGCTGCCGGGAAGGCCATCTTGTCGCTGGGGACCGGTTGGTCTTCGTGACCGGAACCGGGGTAATGGACAATGCCCACAACCTGGTTGTCGTCCACAAAGTCACCTCCTGCGATAACAAAGCCGCTCAATAG